In Canis lupus baileyi chromosome X, mCanLup2.hap1, whole genome shotgun sequence, one DNA window encodes the following:
- the LOC140627390 gene encoding melanoma-associated antigen 1-like: MPLRNSSELWKQGDLEEAQGLVDAQLSGAEEEEEGEEEAPPPPSPPSPPDPLSHLFLSSSSSSSSSSSFSSSSSSSSPSLSFCGMVCGAPEEGCAAAGALSAPQSSQSADPSPSGGAAGGLGQPEPPGPSGPGEAGDEELLVEGSFRMKTAALVVFLLLKYRTKEPISKAEMLEVFSPEYQDDFPAILSQASICLRLVFGLDVIEVDPSEHSYVLNPILGLTWDGMLSDQWGIPKTSLLGLILGFILLQDGCVLEEEVWETLGFTAVYDGQENTIYGEPVDRLTNVWVQEGYLERRQVAGSDPARNEFLWGPRAYEETSKVQVMDFLLQIGSNNLGSSLVL; encoded by the coding sequence ATGCCCCTGAGGAATAGCAGCGAGctttggaagcagggagacctagaggaggcccagggcctggtggaTGCTCAGCTGTctggggctgaggaggaggaagaaggggaggaggaggctccacctcccccctctcccccatctcccccGGACCCCCTATCTCATCTctttctgtcctcctcctcctcctcctcctcctcctcctccttctcctcctcctcctcctcctcttccccttccttgtCCTTCTGTGGCATGGTCTGTGGCGCCCCAGAGGAAGGGTGTGCTGCTGCCGGGGCCCTGAGTGCTCCCCAGAGCTCTCAGAGTGCCGACCCCTCCCCCAGTGGTGGGGCAGCTGGTGGCCTTGGCCAGCCCGAGCCTCCTGGCCCCAGCGGCCCAGGGGAGGCGGGAGATGAGGAGCTCTTGGTGGAGGGCAGTTTCCGCATGAAGACGGCTGCCCTGGTGGTATTCCTGCTCCTCAAGTATCGCACCAAGGAGCCCATCAGCAAGGCAGAGATGCTGGAGGTCTTCTCCCCAGAATACCAGGACGACTTCCCCGCCATCTTGAGCCAAGCGTCCATCTGCTTGAGGCTGGTCTTTGGCCTAGATGTGATTGAAGTGGATCCCAGCGAGCACTCCTACGTCCTCAACCccatcctgggcctcacctgggatgGGATGCTGAGCGATCAGTGGGGTATCCCCAAGACCAGCCTCCTGGGGCTGATCCTGGGGTTTATCCTACTTCAGGATGGATGTGTCCTTGAGGAGGAGGTGTGGGAGACTCTGGGGTTCACGGCAGTGTACGATGGCCAAGAGAACACCATCTATGGGGAGCCCGTGGATCGCCTCACCAATGTCTGGGTGCAGGAAGGCTACCTGGAGCGCCGGCAGGTGGCGGGCAGTGACCCTGCCCGCAATGAGTTCCTGTGGGGGCCCAGGGCCTACGAGGAAACCAGCAAGGTGCAGGTCATGGACTTTCTGCTCCAGATCGGTAGCAACAACCTGGGGTCCTCCCTGGTCCTGTGA